From Streptomyces yatensis, one genomic window encodes:
- a CDS encoding EI24 domain-containing protein, with the protein MRDLVNGFGYLMKGQRWAARHGRWWGFGMIPALITLVGYAAALVALFFWTDDVIAWATPFADDWSSPWLGIFRGALTILFAATCLFLAVLTFTAVTLLVGQPFYESLSEQVDRSEGGAVPDSGLSIWAELWIGLREAIALLIRVTLWSVLFFALGFIPGVGQTVIPAVAFCVTGFFLTEELTSIALLRRGVLLKERRRMLRSRRLLSLGFGVPLSLLFLLPLVAVFLMPGAVAGATLLVRDLTGEDEDATPQGETAVGPAFNGAP; encoded by the coding sequence ATGCGTGATCTTGTGAATGGCTTCGGTTATCTGATGAAGGGGCAGCGCTGGGCGGCCCGGCACGGGAGATGGTGGGGGTTCGGGATGATTCCCGCCCTGATCACCCTCGTCGGCTACGCGGCGGCCCTCGTCGCCCTCTTCTTCTGGACCGATGACGTCATCGCATGGGCCACGCCCTTCGCCGACGACTGGTCATCGCCCTGGCTCGGCATCTTCCGCGGCGCGCTCACGATCCTCTTCGCCGCCACCTGCCTCTTCCTCGCCGTCCTCACCTTCACCGCGGTCACGCTCCTGGTCGGCCAGCCCTTCTACGAGTCGCTCTCCGAGCAGGTCGACCGCTCCGAGGGCGGCGCGGTCCCCGACTCCGGCCTGTCGATCTGGGCGGAGCTGTGGATAGGGCTGCGCGAGGCCATCGCGTTGCTCATCCGCGTCACCCTCTGGAGCGTGCTCTTCTTCGCGCTCGGCTTCATCCCGGGCGTCGGCCAGACCGTGATCCCCGCGGTGGCCTTCTGCGTGACCGGCTTCTTCCTCACCGAGGAACTCACCTCGATCGCCCTGCTGCGCCGTGGAGTCCTGCTGAAGGAGCGCCGCCGCATGCTCCGCTCCCGCCGCCTCCTCTCCCTCGGCTTCGGCGTCCCGCTGTCCCTCCTCTTCCTGCTCCCCCTGGTCGCGGTCTTCCTGATGCCGGGCGCCGTCGCGGGCGCGACCCTGCTGGTCCGCGACCTGACGGGCGAGGACGAGGACGCGACGCCGCAGGGCGAGACGGCGGTGGGCCCGGCCTTCAACGGCGCGCCGTAA
- a CDS encoding NUDIX hydrolase has protein sequence MSDDIKGHGPVRDASVVVARDADGLVAVLSADFPRHGGEYLFLPGGRREAGETAEECARRELREEAGVMAEKWRSLGSYAMTLGSTARVHLFEARRLTVGPQELTPTKQDFKLSWWSMGDAIDAVGQGRFLLPAGPLALLLADRGPGVSAGRVCDHRED, from the coding sequence ATGAGCGACGATATTAAGGGGCATGGGCCGGTCCGTGACGCCTCTGTCGTGGTGGCCCGCGACGCCGATGGGCTGGTGGCCGTGTTGAGCGCGGATTTCCCCCGCCATGGCGGTGAGTATCTGTTCCTGCCGGGCGGGCGCAGGGAGGCGGGGGAAACGGCGGAGGAGTGTGCGCGGCGGGAGTTGCGGGAGGAGGCCGGGGTCATGGCGGAGAAGTGGCGTTCGCTGGGGTCGTATGCGATGACGCTCGGCTCCACGGCGCGGGTGCATCTTTTCGAGGCCCGACGGCTGACCGTCGGGCCTCAGGAACTCACGCCTACTAAACAGGACTTCAAGCTTTCGTGGTGGTCGATGGGGGATGCGATCGACGCGGTCGGGCAGGGCCGCTTTCTGCTTCCGGCTGGGCCCTTGGCGCTGTTGCTCGCCGATCGAGGGCCCGGGGTCTCAGCGGGTCGTGTTTGCGACCACCGTGAGGATTGA